A portion of the Stigmatella aurantiaca DW4/3-1 genome contains these proteins:
- the rnhA gene encoding ribonuclease HI, whose protein sequence is MTLPLVHIYCDGACSPNPGIGGWGSILVSPAHGHARKELSGAEPGTTNNRMELTAALMALRALKSPCQVQLFTDSQYVRNAFQEKWLDKWQRTGWKTAGRQPVQNADLWQALLEQTRVHQVSWNWVRGHSGHVENERADAMAVAARLALAAKLGR, encoded by the coding sequence ATGACCTTGCCCCTGGTGCATATCTATTGTGATGGTGCGTGTTCGCCCAACCCAGGCATCGGAGGCTGGGGGTCCATCCTCGTCTCTCCGGCGCATGGCCACGCGCGCAAGGAGCTGAGCGGGGCCGAACCAGGGACCACCAACAATCGCATGGAGCTGACGGCGGCGCTGATGGCCCTGCGGGCGTTGAAGTCTCCCTGTCAGGTGCAGCTCTTCACGGATTCCCAGTATGTGCGCAATGCCTTCCAGGAGAAGTGGCTGGACAAGTGGCAGCGCACCGGGTGGAAGACCGCGGGCCGGCAGCCGGTGCAGAACGCGGATCTCTGGCAAGCACTGCTGGAACAGACGCGCGTCCACCAGGTGAGCTGGAACTGGGTCCGGGGTCACTCAGGACATGTGGAGAACGAGCGCGCGGATGCCATGGCGGTGGCCGCGAGGCTGGCGCTGGCGGCGAAGCTCGGGCGCTGA
- a CDS encoding aldo/keto reductase yields MEKRQLGHSDLHITPVGFGAWAIGGTGYAFAWGPQDDAQSIRAIQQAVDRGINWIDTAAVYGLGHSEEVVARALKGLTHRPYVFTKCGLVWDAKGQVTNALSAASIRRECEASLRRLQVDTIDLYQIHWPLEGHSLKGIEEGWKAVAELKRQGKVRWIGVSNFDEKQMAFAHELAPIASLQPPYSLLHRDIEKGILPFCERHGMGVIVYSPMASGLLTGAMTRERAAKLPKDDWRRNNRDFQEPQLSKNLALVDRLKEVASKHGRSPAEAAIAWTLRKPSVTAAIVGARSPQQVDGVVGAMDFRLSAEEIRRIEDALP; encoded by the coding sequence ATGGAAAAACGGCAGCTGGGCCATTCCGATCTTCACATCACCCCCGTGGGCTTTGGCGCCTGGGCCATTGGTGGCACGGGCTACGCCTTCGCCTGGGGACCTCAGGACGATGCGCAGTCCATCCGCGCCATCCAGCAGGCGGTGGACCGGGGCATCAACTGGATCGACACGGCGGCCGTCTACGGGCTGGGACACTCGGAAGAGGTGGTCGCCCGGGCGCTGAAAGGCCTCACCCACCGTCCGTACGTCTTCACCAAGTGCGGGCTGGTCTGGGACGCCAAGGGACAGGTCACCAACGCGCTGAGCGCGGCGTCGATCCGCCGGGAATGCGAAGCCAGCCTTCGCCGGCTCCAGGTGGACACCATTGATCTGTACCAGATCCACTGGCCGCTGGAGGGCCATTCCCTCAAGGGCATCGAGGAGGGATGGAAGGCCGTGGCCGAGCTGAAGCGCCAGGGCAAGGTGCGTTGGATCGGCGTCTCCAACTTCGATGAGAAGCAGATGGCGTTCGCGCATGAGCTTGCGCCCATCGCCTCGCTCCAGCCGCCCTACTCGCTGCTCCACCGGGACATCGAGAAGGGCATCCTCCCCTTCTGCGAGCGCCATGGCATGGGCGTCATCGTCTACTCACCCATGGCCTCGGGCCTGCTGACGGGCGCCATGACGCGCGAGCGCGCCGCGAAGCTCCCCAAGGATGACTGGCGGCGCAACAACCGGGACTTCCAGGAGCCCCAGCTGTCGAAGAACCTGGCCCTGGTGGACCGGCTGAAGGAGGTGGCCTCGAAACACGGGCGCTCTCCCGCCGAGGCCGCCATCGCCTGGACGCTGCGCAAGCCTTCGGTCACCGCCGCCATCGTGGGCGCCCGGAGCCCCCAGCAGGTGGACGGCGTCGTCGGCGCCATGGACTTCCGCCTCTCGGCCGAGGAGATCCGGCGGATCGAGGACGCCCTCCCCTAG
- a CDS encoding sigma 54-interacting transcriptional regulator: MSHSDDDERTKTLPYEHARQPGTIPVVRRFRLTVVEGPGVGSIWESASDVCSIGSHPLNDFPLDDSTVSRFHCEVRVGPRGPRVKDLDSTNGVIVDGVQVTDAYLRGASLLRLGRVVLRFDFSSETNRLQLSENMRFGSLIGTSVAMRGCFALLERASARDVTVLLEGETGTGKSQSALAIHQAGSRRDKPFIVVDCGAIPSNLLESELFGHEKGAFTGALVRRSGAFEEAHGGTVFLDEIGELPPELQPKLLRVLETREIRRVGSNTYQPVDIRLIAATHRDLRAEVNAGRFRSDLFFRLAVLRIVQPSLRQRPEDLPLLVDGILSSLGADPERTGALRTPEFIAKLRHAAWPGNVRELRNYLERCLVFEDALDLSVEESGPGGPLELDPTKPYADQRRRVMDDFERRYLRSLLEKHQGKVAQAAVTAGMDRVHLYRLLRRHGIKP; this comes from the coding sequence ATGTCTCATTCAGACGACGACGAGCGCACGAAAACTCTTCCGTACGAGCACGCGCGCCAGCCTGGGACGATTCCCGTCGTGCGCCGTTTCCGCCTCACGGTGGTCGAGGGCCCGGGGGTAGGCTCCATCTGGGAGTCCGCCTCGGATGTGTGTTCCATCGGCTCCCATCCGCTCAATGACTTCCCGCTGGATGACTCCACCGTGTCGCGGTTCCATTGCGAGGTGCGCGTCGGGCCCCGCGGCCCGCGGGTGAAGGACCTGGACAGCACCAACGGCGTCATCGTCGATGGCGTGCAGGTGACGGACGCCTACCTGCGCGGCGCCAGCCTGCTGCGGCTCGGGCGCGTGGTGCTGCGCTTCGACTTCAGCTCGGAGACCAACCGGCTCCAGCTCTCCGAGAACATGCGCTTCGGCTCGCTGATTGGCACCTCGGTGGCCATGCGCGGCTGCTTCGCGTTGCTGGAGCGCGCCTCGGCCCGGGACGTGACGGTGTTGCTGGAGGGGGAGACGGGCACCGGCAAGAGCCAATCGGCCCTGGCCATCCATCAGGCGGGGAGCCGGCGCGACAAGCCCTTCATCGTGGTGGACTGTGGCGCCATCCCTTCGAACCTCCTGGAGAGCGAGCTGTTCGGCCACGAGAAGGGCGCCTTCACCGGCGCGCTGGTCCGGCGCTCGGGGGCCTTCGAGGAGGCCCACGGGGGCACCGTCTTCCTGGATGAGATTGGCGAACTGCCCCCGGAGCTTCAGCCCAAGCTGCTGCGCGTGCTGGAGACCCGGGAGATCCGCCGCGTGGGCAGCAACACGTACCAGCCGGTGGACATCCGCCTCATCGCCGCCACGCACCGGGACTTGCGCGCGGAGGTGAACGCGGGCCGCTTCCGCTCGGACCTCTTCTTCCGGCTGGCGGTGCTGCGCATCGTCCAGCCGTCCCTGCGCCAGCGCCCCGAGGATTTGCCGCTGCTGGTGGATGGCATCCTCTCCTCGCTGGGCGCGGATCCCGAGCGCACGGGGGCCCTGCGGACGCCGGAGTTCATCGCGAAGCTGCGGCACGCGGCGTGGCCGGGCAATGTGCGTGAGCTGCGCAACTACCTCGAGCGGTGCCTGGTCTTCGAGGATGCGTTGGATCTCTCCGTGGAGGAATCAGGCCCCGGCGGTCCCCTGGAGCTGGACCCCACCAAGCCCTATGCCGATCAGCGGCGGCGGGTGATGGACGACTTCGAGCGGCGCTACCTGCGCTCGCTCCTGGAGAAGCACCAGGGCAAGGTGGCCCAGGCGGCGGTGACGGCGGGCATGGACCGGGTGCACCTCTACCGGCTGCTGCGCCGCCACGGCATCAAGCCTTGA
- a CDS encoding lysophospholipid acyltransferase family protein, with amino-acid sequence MLTALFSLLALLPDRPRRAVVRQVIDRVWKRYADMQVHGREHLPLGPALYVCNHLSNADGLTLQRALQPLRIWFLAGVKLRRTAMTRLASEAVNTIFIRPGSPDIEALRRAVAALKEGRSVLVFPEGGRSRTGALLRAKKGVSLIAHRTGVPIVPVALTGTERLLPIDERNMGGERLHRARVTVRIGPPFGLEALREEVHGASDPRQALADAMMRRVAALLPPEYQGEYRPLPEARPQAASKDPSPSSPGVPSPH; translated from the coding sequence ATGCTGACTGCCCTCTTCTCATTGCTGGCCCTGCTGCCCGACCGGCCCCGCCGTGCCGTGGTGCGGCAAGTGATCGACAGGGTCTGGAAACGCTACGCAGACATGCAGGTGCACGGACGCGAGCACCTGCCCCTGGGCCCTGCCCTCTATGTGTGCAATCACTTGTCCAACGCGGATGGGTTGACCTTGCAGCGTGCGCTCCAGCCACTGCGGATCTGGTTCCTGGCGGGGGTGAAGCTGCGGCGGACGGCGATGACACGGCTGGCCTCCGAGGCCGTGAACACCATCTTCATCCGCCCCGGTTCGCCCGACATCGAAGCGCTGCGGCGCGCGGTCGCAGCGCTCAAGGAAGGCCGCTCCGTGCTCGTCTTTCCGGAGGGAGGGCGCAGCCGGACCGGCGCCCTGCTCCGGGCCAAGAAGGGCGTGAGCCTCATCGCGCACCGGACGGGGGTTCCCATCGTTCCCGTGGCCCTCACTGGCACCGAGCGGCTGCTGCCCATCGACGAGCGGAACATGGGGGGCGAGCGGCTGCACCGCGCCCGCGTCACCGTGCGCATCGGCCCGCCCTTCGGCCTGGAGGCGCTGCGCGAGGAGGTCCACGGGGCCAGCGACCCACGCCAGGCCTTGGCCGACGCGATGATGCGCCGCGTGGCGGCCCTGCTGCCCCCCGAATACCAGGGAGAGTACCGGCCGCTCCCCGAGGCACGTCCGCAGGCGGCCTCGAAGGATCCGAGCCCCTCCTCTCCCGGCGTGCCCTCCCCGCACTGA
- a CDS encoding RluA family pseudouridine synthase — protein MTPLEPPPAPEELPSAFPSPFDEQGPHPLAHRAAERVKAELQAGTLAPGVPTSLLEAPEGGKMFGILVVQDSQGRIGFLRSFSGMLGGQWEIEGFVPPVFDREARQALEPLGEATVKALHARAEALRTSPERAELQAQHASRQARHAAERDAMRAQHEARRHQRHARRLELAADPALTEEARRQALHALDQESRGDKAERRKREAAQEQAEREEARAYAQLERRLQALERLRRIVSRKFMKRIHDTYAIHNGRGERRCLRCLYAPGEPPSGAADCSAPKLLAHAFAQGLRPLALAEFWWGAPPPMGGRLSGAFYGACREKCGPLLPFMLEGLTVAAPRRFSPPEPTASAGALSIVFEDDWLVVIDKPCGLLSVPGKGAEWVDSVLTRLQARYPHATGPLLVHRLDLDTSGLLVAALDARTHAALQRQFIHREVHKRYVAWIDGRVRGEQGLIDLPLRVDLHDRPRQIHDPLHGKPAVTEWQVLERQGDRTRVALFPQSGRTHQLRVHAAHPLGLGAPIVGDRLYGHEEVRLLLHAEALSFRHPGTGLRVSFERPAPF, from the coding sequence GTGACCCCATTGGAGCCGCCTCCCGCGCCGGAAGAGCTGCCCTCGGCCTTTCCCAGCCCGTTTGATGAGCAGGGCCCCCACCCGCTGGCCCACCGGGCCGCGGAGAGGGTGAAGGCGGAACTCCAGGCGGGAACCCTGGCCCCAGGGGTTCCCACCTCGCTGCTGGAGGCCCCCGAGGGGGGCAAGATGTTCGGCATCCTGGTTGTCCAGGATTCCCAGGGCCGCATCGGCTTCCTCCGGTCCTTCTCCGGTATGCTGGGGGGACAGTGGGAGATTGAGGGCTTTGTCCCACCGGTCTTCGACCGGGAGGCACGCCAGGCCCTGGAGCCCCTGGGGGAGGCCACCGTGAAGGCCCTGCATGCCCGCGCCGAGGCGTTGCGCACCTCACCGGAGCGCGCCGAACTCCAAGCCCAGCATGCGTCCAGGCAAGCCCGCCACGCCGCGGAGCGCGACGCGATGCGTGCCCAGCATGAGGCGCGGCGTCACCAGCGCCACGCGCGAAGGCTCGAGCTGGCCGCCGACCCCGCACTCACCGAAGAGGCGCGGCGACAAGCCCTCCATGCGCTCGACCAGGAGAGCCGCGGCGACAAGGCGGAGCGGCGCAAACGGGAGGCGGCGCAGGAACAAGCGGAGCGGGAAGAAGCACGGGCCTATGCCCAGTTGGAGCGGCGTCTCCAGGCCCTGGAACGGTTGCGGCGCATCGTCAGCCGGAAGTTCATGAAGCGGATCCACGACACCTACGCCATCCACAATGGCCGGGGGGAGCGCCGCTGCTTGCGGTGCCTGTACGCGCCCGGGGAACCCCCCTCGGGGGCCGCCGATTGTTCGGCCCCCAAGCTCCTCGCCCATGCCTTTGCCCAGGGGCTGCGCCCGTTGGCGCTCGCCGAGTTCTGGTGGGGCGCCCCCCCGCCCATGGGCGGACGCCTCTCTGGCGCGTTCTATGGCGCCTGCCGGGAGAAGTGTGGGCCCCTGCTCCCCTTCATGCTGGAAGGCCTGACGGTCGCCGCCCCTCGGCGTTTCTCGCCCCCGGAGCCCACGGCCTCCGCTGGCGCACTCTCGATCGTCTTCGAAGATGACTGGCTCGTCGTGATCGACAAGCCCTGCGGACTGCTGTCCGTGCCTGGAAAGGGCGCCGAGTGGGTGGACTCGGTGCTCACCCGCCTCCAGGCCCGGTATCCCCACGCCACGGGGCCCCTGCTCGTGCACCGGCTCGATCTGGACACCTCGGGCCTGCTCGTCGCGGCGCTGGATGCGCGCACCCATGCCGCCCTGCAGCGGCAGTTCATCCACCGGGAAGTCCACAAACGCTACGTGGCCTGGATCGACGGCCGCGTGCGGGGGGAGCAGGGCCTCATCGACCTGCCCTTGCGCGTCGACCTTCATGACCGGCCCCGGCAGATTCATGACCCCCTGCACGGCAAGCCCGCCGTCACGGAGTGGCAGGTCCTCGAACGGCAGGGGGACCGCACCCGTGTGGCCCTCTTTCCTCAGTCGGGAAGAACCCATCAGCTGCGCGTGCACGCGGCCCACCCGCTCGGCCTTGGCGCCCCCATCGTGGGAGACCGCCTCTATGGACACGAGGAGGTCCGCCTGCTCCTGCATGCGGAGGCGCTCTCGTTTCGGCATCCGGGGACGGGACTGCGCGTCTCCTTCGAGCGGCCCGCGCCTTTCTGA
- a CDS encoding aspartate aminotransferase family protein, whose product MKPERTRTQALKTPPRSTQKASSRVVGRRAPPAAPRKASRLKAVPEDRRATLDAYFEALFSQPWLQDVAADLLRRQPKSNERMAELRKHSVTNAGFWPFFSIFMPLCIERAEGGRLYDIDGNEYLDCFLGFGAQSLHGHNPEPVVQFVKGLLGKSVGNGYASSLELEYVKLLKEFMPHRERFAFQNSGSDATSAAIRLARAHSGRRLVVRFEGSINGQYDVVSYNSHAALHGHPLLPYPAVRGPSVPLQTFNRGAQVLGKEDLLILTFNDPASLDIIKKRKNEIACVLTEPIPTAFPFPDRAIAFTRELGEVCRKSGVLLILDEVHSGFRYGPSGVTGAANLHADLVTYGKVTTALGLPLSAIGGRSDILELAATSGRSVRDYGQKTLLATTHINNHLSIAASYASLSLLKQKGEAFYTRTRQKAQRLQSGVAHVEVNSKVSLRLPGWGEFFGYMSFMRNGHPMNSTRDFIQATYPVANVVLALLLRRKGLYYHGVPYFYTGDAHTEQDLDFAVAKIHEAVAEMKQNNFSFDVPE is encoded by the coding sequence ATGAAGCCAGAGCGTACCCGCACGCAGGCCCTCAAGACCCCTCCTCGCTCCACGCAGAAAGCCTCATCCCGGGTGGTGGGCCGCAGGGCGCCGCCCGCGGCGCCACGCAAGGCATCGAGGCTCAAGGCCGTGCCGGAGGACCGCCGGGCGACGCTCGACGCTTACTTTGAAGCGCTCTTTTCCCAACCTTGGTTGCAAGATGTCGCCGCGGACTTGCTCCGGCGCCAGCCCAAGTCCAACGAGCGCATGGCGGAGCTGCGCAAGCACTCCGTGACCAATGCGGGATTCTGGCCATTCTTCTCCATCTTCATGCCGCTGTGCATCGAGCGCGCCGAGGGTGGGCGGCTGTATGACATTGATGGCAATGAGTATTTGGACTGCTTTCTGGGCTTTGGCGCGCAGAGCCTCCACGGTCACAACCCAGAGCCGGTGGTCCAGTTCGTGAAGGGGTTGTTGGGCAAGAGTGTGGGCAACGGTTACGCCTCATCGCTCGAGCTGGAGTACGTGAAGCTGCTCAAGGAGTTCATGCCGCACCGCGAGCGGTTTGCCTTCCAGAACTCCGGGAGCGATGCGACCTCGGCGGCCATCCGGTTGGCGCGCGCGCATTCGGGGCGGCGGCTGGTGGTGCGGTTCGAGGGCAGCATCAACGGCCAGTACGACGTGGTGTCCTACAACTCGCACGCCGCCCTGCATGGACACCCGCTGCTGCCCTACCCGGCGGTGCGGGGCCCCAGCGTTCCGCTCCAGACCTTCAACCGGGGGGCGCAGGTGCTGGGCAAGGAGGATCTGCTCATCCTGACGTTCAATGATCCGGCGTCCCTGGACATCATCAAGAAGCGCAAGAACGAGATCGCCTGCGTTCTGACCGAGCCCATCCCCACCGCGTTCCCCTTCCCGGACCGGGCCATCGCCTTCACGCGGGAACTGGGCGAGGTGTGCCGCAAGTCGGGTGTCCTCCTCATCCTCGACGAGGTTCACTCCGGCTTCCGGTATGGCCCGAGCGGGGTGACGGGGGCCGCCAACCTGCACGCGGACCTGGTCACCTACGGCAAGGTGACCACCGCGCTGGGGCTGCCGCTGAGCGCCATTGGCGGGCGCTCCGACATCCTGGAGCTTGCGGCGACCAGCGGCCGGTCCGTCCGCGACTATGGGCAGAAGACGTTGCTGGCCACCACGCACATCAACAACCACCTCTCCATCGCGGCCTCGTACGCCTCCCTGTCGCTGCTGAAGCAGAAGGGCGAGGCGTTCTACACGCGGACACGCCAGAAGGCGCAGCGGCTCCAGAGCGGGGTGGCCCATGTCGAGGTGAACTCGAAGGTGTCCCTGCGGTTGCCGGGCTGGGGCGAATTCTTCGGCTACATGTCCTTCATGCGCAACGGCCATCCCATGAACAGCACGCGGGACTTCATCCAGGCGACGTATCCGGTGGCCAATGTGGTGCTCGCGCTGCTGCTGCGCCGCAAGGGGCTCTACTACCACGGCGTGCCGTACTTCTACACGGGGGATGCCCACACCGAGCAGGACCTGGACTTCGCGGTCGCCAAAATCCACGAGGCGGTCGCGGAGATGAAACAGAACAACTTCTCCTTCGACGTGCCGGAATAG
- a CDS encoding serine/threonine-protein kinase, whose translation MTSGGEEALYGEELSPGALVGTWVVEHVHYRGPVSLLYRARDTRTGEAAALKVMHSRFTEAHTALRRFRQEATTLQRLHHPHIVEILGHGELADGRPFIAMEWLPGRDLAAELAARGPLSPKEALEILEQVGAALEAAHQAGVVHRDLKAQNVVCLRGGAEAVRVKLVDFGVAKDLSPQTPGISALTQTGAVLGTPLFMAPEQIRGEKPDTRTDLYALGLLLFYLVTGKPPFLGTTPHEVEEQHLHAPPPRPSERAPVPAALDAVVHRCLQKRREERYPHVAAMLEALRRAVRGGQGAVPTERTMALYAETSVEGEPDGAALERMDALLESASTTARDAGLEIRVDGASCVLAMAVLPEGETEEREARARLLASALALIRIAEALPSPPRVTLNVTVHVDATRRWREKSWSTPSGTGACCACRAGRRPLLAMRWSPPRRRCGGWRRTSSRSPCETWPGQAIAGSWACGEAQGLMPWRRSSR comes from the coding sequence ATGACCTCTGGAGGAGAAGAAGCCCTCTATGGCGAGGAGCTGTCCCCCGGCGCACTGGTGGGCACCTGGGTGGTGGAGCACGTCCACTACCGGGGCCCTGTCTCCTTGCTCTACCGCGCGCGGGACACCCGGACGGGGGAGGCCGCGGCGCTGAAGGTGATGCACTCGCGGTTCACCGAGGCTCACACCGCGCTGCGCCGCTTCCGCCAGGAGGCCACCACCCTCCAGCGGCTTCACCACCCCCACATCGTCGAAATCCTCGGCCACGGGGAGCTCGCCGACGGGCGGCCCTTCATCGCCATGGAGTGGTTGCCGGGAAGAGATCTCGCCGCCGAGCTGGCCGCGCGCGGGCCCCTCTCCCCAAAAGAGGCGCTGGAGATCCTCGAACAGGTGGGCGCGGCGCTCGAGGCCGCGCATCAGGCTGGCGTGGTGCACCGGGACCTGAAGGCGCAGAACGTGGTGTGCCTGCGGGGAGGCGCCGAAGCGGTCCGCGTGAAGCTGGTGGACTTCGGGGTTGCCAAGGACCTGTCCCCGCAGACGCCGGGGATCTCCGCGCTGACGCAAACCGGCGCGGTGCTCGGCACCCCGCTGTTCATGGCCCCCGAACAGATCCGCGGCGAGAAACCCGACACGCGCACGGACCTGTACGCCCTGGGCCTGCTGCTGTTCTACCTGGTGACGGGCAAGCCGCCCTTTCTGGGCACCACGCCGCACGAGGTGGAGGAGCAACACCTGCACGCGCCCCCGCCCCGGCCCAGTGAGCGCGCCCCGGTGCCCGCGGCCCTGGACGCGGTGGTCCACCGCTGCCTTCAGAAGCGGCGCGAGGAGCGCTATCCCCACGTGGCGGCGATGCTGGAGGCCCTGCGGCGCGCGGTCCGGGGCGGCCAGGGTGCCGTGCCCACCGAGCGCACGATGGCGCTGTACGCGGAGACCTCCGTGGAAGGAGAACCGGACGGCGCCGCGCTGGAGCGGATGGATGCCCTGCTGGAGAGCGCGAGCACCACGGCCCGCGATGCGGGGCTCGAGATCCGGGTGGATGGGGCCAGCTGCGTGCTGGCGATGGCGGTGCTGCCGGAAGGGGAGACCGAGGAGCGGGAGGCCCGCGCCCGGCTGCTGGCCTCGGCGCTGGCCCTGATCCGGATCGCCGAGGCCCTCCCGAGCCCGCCCCGCGTCACGCTGAACGTCACCGTGCACGTGGATGCCACCCGGCGGTGGCGGGAGAAGAGCTGGAGCACGCCCTCGGGGACGGGGGCCTGCTGTGCCTGTCGGGCTGGACGGCGGCCGCTCCTGGCCATGCGCTGGTCGCCACCGAGGCGGCGCTGCGGGGGCTGGAGACGGACTTCCTCGCGGAGCCCCTGCGAGACCTGGCCAGGACAGGCCATCGCCGGGTCATGGGCCTGCGGTGAGGCTCAAGGCTTGATGCCGTGGCGGCGCAGCAGCCGGTAG
- a CDS encoding acyl-CoA thioesterase: protein MASMSDTLQDFALVTPRFPVHWSEMDAYGHVNNARFFVWFESARIAYLSRIGLVGTGHSGVGPILATTSADYLQPVVYPASLVAGARVARIGRTSLTMEYAVADADKGTLYARGGGVIVTIRYPAYEKIPVPAEVRAAIEALEGRSFAPPG from the coding sequence ATGGCCTCCATGTCAGACACGCTGCAGGACTTTGCCCTCGTCACGCCCCGCTTCCCCGTCCACTGGAGCGAGATGGACGCCTATGGACACGTCAACAACGCGCGCTTCTTCGTCTGGTTCGAGTCCGCCCGTATCGCCTACCTGTCCCGCATCGGCCTGGTGGGGACGGGCCACTCCGGGGTGGGGCCCATCCTCGCCACCACGAGCGCCGATTACCTCCAGCCCGTCGTCTACCCGGCCTCGCTCGTGGCTGGGGCCCGCGTCGCTCGCATTGGCCGCACCAGCCTCACCATGGAGTACGCGGTGGCGGACGCGGACAAGGGCACCCTGTACGCCCGAGGCGGCGGGGTCATCGTCACCATCCGCTACCCCGCGTACGAGAAGATCCCCGTCCCCGCCGAGGTCCGCGCCGCCATCGAGGCGCTGGAGGGGCGTTCGTTCGCACCCCCCGGTTGA
- a CDS encoding RidA family protein — protein sequence MPRELVNPPSLYNSVQFGFSHAALQQGGRTLHLAGQVAWDPQGALVGPGDLARQTRQVMDNLKAVLASVGARPTDLVRLRTYVVNHTPDKLGIVLNEIKAFYEGAEPAPNTYIGVAALALPELLVEIEAIAVIA from the coding sequence ATGCCCCGTGAACTCGTGAACCCGCCCAGCCTCTACAACAGCGTCCAGTTTGGCTTCTCCCACGCCGCCCTCCAGCAGGGAGGCCGGACCCTGCATCTGGCGGGGCAGGTGGCCTGGGATCCGCAAGGCGCGCTCGTGGGTCCGGGGGACCTCGCCCGTCAGACGCGCCAGGTGATGGACAACCTCAAGGCCGTGCTCGCCTCCGTGGGCGCACGGCCCACGGACCTCGTGCGCTTGCGGACCTACGTGGTGAACCACACGCCCGACAAGCTGGGCATCGTGCTCAACGAGATCAAAGCCTTCTATGAAGGCGCGGAGCCAGCACCCAATACCTATATTGGTGTGGCGGCGCTCGCCCTGCCCGAGCTTCTCGTCGAGATCGAAGCCATCGCCGTCATCGCGTGA